In Fusarium falciforme chromosome 9, complete sequence, the following are encoded in one genomic region:
- a CDS encoding Copper homeostasis protein cutC-like protein, with product MAPPSNDKFPKPIPLEVSVYGTDNGIQASKYGAKRLLLSHKGSQSDGGLTPTVQELRGLKNNVFIPINCTIRPRAAPKPGLGEQQDYIYTNQEFAQMCDAIRELKQAGVMNPIRGDSFVFGCLRRNDNRSVQDRNKIVVDRLYCRHLIEIAKPFPCTFNRAFDHFFETGEWKDALHQINMLGFKGVMTGGGHGYFNTHVERLVSMCERLDEMQLVIAGGVACREVQKLRRDTHSVNVHTIWMNAECLRPEDHDDPETADVNGVMGLVDQLGLDAED from the coding sequence ATGGCTCCCCCATCCAACGACAAGTTCCCCAAGCCCATCCCTCTCGAGGTGTCCGTCTATGGCACCGATAACGGCATCCAGGCATCAAAGTATGGAGCCAAGcgtctccttctcagccacAAGGGTTCTCAGTCTGATGGCGGCCTCACTCCAACTGTCCAAGAGCTTCGTGGGCTCAAGAACAACGTCTTCATCCCCATCAACTGCACCATCCGGCCCCGTGCCGCTCCGAAGCCGGGCCTTGGCGAACAACAAGACTACATCTACACCAACCAGGAATTTGCTCAGATGTGCGACGCTATCCGCGAGCTTAAGCAAGCCGGCGTCATGAATCCCATCCGCGGTGACTCTTTTGTCTTTGGTTGCCTTCGACGCAACGACAACAGGAGCGTCCAGGATAGGAACAAGATTGTCGTTGACCGATTGTACTGCCGTCACCTCATCGAGATAGCCAAGCCCTTCCCGTGCACCTTCAACCGCGCCTTTGACCACTTCTTCGAAACGGGTGAGTGGAAAGACGCCCTCCATCAGATCAACATGCTCGGTTTCAAGGGTGTCATGACGGGTGGTGGTCACGGCTATTTCAACACCCACGTCGAACGCCTGGTATCCATGTGCGAGCGCCTTGACGAGATGCAACTCGTCATTGCCGGAGGTGTTGCTTGCCGTGAGGTTCAGAAGTTGCGCAGAGACACCCACAGCGTCAATGTCCACACCATCTGGATGAACGCCGAGTGTCTCCGCCCCGAGGACCACGACGACCCCGAGACCGCCGATGTCAACGGTGTTATGGGTCTGGTCGACCAACTTGGCCTCGACGCTGAGGACTAG
- a CDS encoding Alkaline phosphatase: MVKLNAIAALAASLSAVSAQTYQRLGTCPKLGCVLPPDQSDFLPGQLFDLRVEVHAPVNGSEAAHNGKPDQKFKVTIAKDGGKPKDFAKAFNIEEPKVETWDFSWYEDLFAEDEDKPTIVNVASKAYRKLAIYEPGKYTVTLNYYNGEKTTAEWTVRELHPKRKAKNVIFFIGDGMTTNMITAARLLGHKSINGKYQTLMKMDEFPVLGHQMTHSIDSYITDSANSASALYTGHKSTVNAMGVYADSSPDPFDDPKVETIVEIFKRIWGGAWGAVSTAYLADATPIALTGHTRARSQYGPLIDQALHGNTNYSWTSHGGPDVFFGGGAEQFFAGEESFQGKDYYKEFQKQGYTVSLNKTSLLAADKSKKALGVFCQSNLPVWLDRNIYKDNLKGLDNNPTGGKGDATDLPGLKEMTLKAVDILSTRGKDKGFFLMSEAASVDKQMHALDYDRALGDLLELDDTIRATIEKLKKLDILDETLIIVSADHGHGFDVWGSADTKYLAEQEDDRDKRRAIGVYHNSGESQYTKKAKGLEYGTGHTFPVNWEPRYAIAGGVGAAPDHREDYKVRKNGPRKAAVELKDGDYYVNPKDSPKGFVVNGTLPTGESQGVHSLTDVPVYAWGPCQDTFSGTFNNVDIFYKIANCLGLAQGKGRGAHSCNL; encoded by the exons ATGGTCAAGCTCAACGCCATTGCCGCACTCGCGGCCTCGCTCTCTGCCGTCTCGGCGCAGACCTACCAGCGACTGGGCACATGCCCCAAGCTCGGCTGTGTGCTGCCCCCCGACCAGAGCGACTTCCTCCCCGGCCAGCTCTTCGACCTCCGCGTCGAGGTTCACGCTCCCGTCAACGGCTCCGAAGCCGCCCACAACGGCAAGCCTGACCAGAAGTTCAAGGTGACCATCGCCAAGGACGGCGGCAAGCCCAAGGACTTTGCAAAGGCCTTTAACATCGAGGAGCCCAAGGTCGAGACCTGGGACTTTTCGTGGTACGAGGACCTGTttgccgaggacgaggacaagcCCACCATTGTCAACGTCGCCTCCAAGGCCTACCGCAAGCTCGCCATCTACGAGCCCGGCAAGTACACCGTCACACTCAACTACTACAACGGCGAGAAGACCACTGCCGAGTGGACTGTTCGCGAGCTTCACCCCAagcgcaaggccaagaacgtcatcttcttcattggTGATGGCATGACCACCAACATG ATCACTGCTGCCCGTCTCCTCGGACACAAGAGCATCAACGGCAAATACCAGACCCTCATGAAGATGGACGAGTTCCCCGTCCTGGGCCACCAGATGACCCATTCCATCGACAGCTACATTACCGACTCTGCCAACTCGGCCTCTGCCCTGTACACTGGCCACAAGAGCACTGTTAACGCCATGGG TGTGTACGCTGACTCTTCTCCCGATCCTTTCGATGACCCCAAGGTCGAGACCATTGTCGAGATCTTCAAGCGCATCTGG GGCGGTGCTTGGGGCGCTGTCTCGACTGCCTACCTCGCTGATGCTACCCCTATTGCCCTCACTGGCCACACCCGTGCCCGTAGCCAGTATGGTCCTCTGATTGACCAGGCTCTCCACGGTAACACCAACTACTCCTGGACCAGCCACGGTGGCCCCGATGTCTTCTTCGGTGGCGGTGCCGAGCAGTTCTTTGCCGGTGAGGAGTCTTTCCAGGGCAAGGACTACTACAAGGAGTTCCAGAAGCAGGGATACACCGTCAGCCTGAACAAGACCTCTCTCCTTGCTGCtgacaagagcaagaaggccCTCGGTGTCTTCTGCCAGAGCAATCTCCCCGTCTGGCTCGACCGCAACATTTACAAGGACAACCTCAAGGGCCTTGACAACAACCCCACCGGCGGCAAGGGTGACGCCACTGACCTGCCCGGTCTCAAGGAGATGACCCTCAAGGCCGTCGATATCCTCAGCACCCgcggcaaggacaagggtTTCTTCCTCATGTCCGAGGCTGCCTCTGTCGACAAGCAGATGCACGCTCTTGACTACGACCGTGCCCTCGGTgaccttctcgagctcgacgACACTATCCGTGCTACcattgagaagctcaagaagctcgacatCCTCGACGAGACCCTCATCATTGTCTCTGCTGACCACGGCCACGGCTTCGA TGTCTGGGGTTCTGCCGACACCAAGTACCTCGCCGAGCAGGAGGACGACCGTGACAAGCGCCGCGCCATTGGTGTCTACCATAACTCTGGCGAGTCTCAGTacaccaagaaggccaaagGTCTCGAGTACGGCACTGGCCACACTTTCCCCGTCAACTGGGAGCCCCGCTACGCCATCGCCGGTGGTGTTGGTGCTGCCCCTGACCACCGCGAGGACTACAAGGTCCGCAAGAACGGCCCCCGCAAGGCTGCcgtcgagctcaaggacggTGACTACTACGTCAACCCCAAGGACTCCCCCAAGGGCTTCGTCGTCAACGGCACCCTCCCCACCGGCGAGTCCCAGGGCGTCCACTCGCTGACCGATGTCCCCGTCTACGCCTGGGGTCCCTGCCAGGACACCTTCAGCGGCACCTTTAACAACGTCGACATTTTCTATAAGATTGCCAACTGCCTTGGTCTCGCCCAGGGCAAGGGCCGTGGCGCTCACTCTTGCAACCTTTAA